A region of Lates calcarifer isolate ASB-BC8 unplaced genomic scaffold, TLL_Latcal_v3 _unitig_2062_quiver_914, whole genome shotgun sequence DNA encodes the following proteins:
- the LOC108891947 gene encoding membrane-spanning 4-domains subfamily A member 15 — MSSSVSTTVGGVVVVTHVYPAPRGAAHKRPVGIQKFIKAQPTALGTVQIMIGLMALMFGIVMVVQPDTMGVYSGIFAWGAVIYIIAGSLTVAAGKSLNRCMVNGALAVNILAAGVSFVATILYFLDSARIRWVTCRDYSGTCFLYQSRTKGFMGVLAVFHSLALFVSITVAAFACRATYSAEESSVVVTADALVTQQAPPSAPLLTDRPPHSEEPRDPTLAPPPAYTTVVN; from the exons ATGTCTTCATCTGTATCAACTACGGTGGGAGGTGTGGTGGTGGTCACCCACGTGTACCCAGCACCTCGAGGTGCTGCACACAAACGTCCTGTGGGCATCCAGAAGTTCATCAAGGCCCAGCCGACGGCGCTTGGG ACAGTTCAGATCATGATTGGCCTGATGGCTCTGATGTTTGGGATTGTTATGGTGGTTCAACCAGATACAATGGGAGTTTACAGTGGTATTTTCGCCTGGGGAGCTGTGATT TACATCATAGCTGGATCTCTGACAGTGGCTGCTGGAAAATCTCTGAACCGCTGCATG GTGAATGGCGCTCTGGCTGTTAACATCTTGGCAGCAGGTGTTTCCTTTGTTGCAACCATCCTCTACTTTCTGGATTCTGCAAGGATTAGATGGGTCACATGCCGTGACTACTCTGGTACCTGCTTCTTATACCAG agTCGGACGAAGGGGTTTATGGGGGTCTTGGCTGTTTTCCATTCACTGGCGCTCTTTGTTTCAATCACTGTTGCAGCATTTGCCTGCAGAGCTACTTACAGTGCAGAG GAATCATCAGTGGTTGTAACTGCAGATGCTTTAGTGACTCAACAGGCTCCACCCAGTGCACCTCTCCTCACAG ACAGACCACCACATTCAGAGGAACCAAGAGACCCCACTCTGGCTCCGCCTCCAGCCTACACCACTGTCGTCAACTGA
- the LOC108891943 gene encoding LOW QUALITY PROTEIN: mitochondrial potassium channel-like (The sequence of the model RefSeq protein was modified relative to this genomic sequence to represent the inferred CDS: inserted 1 base in 1 codon), whose translation YDYYVRYRGAQICHWAHGTCCLSRLSMPGSLCGRITLVRTYSAHHQPSSPPPTDPVPPDGKGAGEVVKERALAALQHAGEXGRQWGQRSAQTASATVNYWWERYEEFVGLNEVREAQTKVTEAEAAFMVARGMVREAHASLEALQVRLKEVRDRLDRVSREEAHYLELATLEHKLLQEERRLRTAYENAEGSEREKFALFSAGVRESHEKERTRAERTKNWSIIGSVLGALIGVMGSTYVNRVRLQELKSLLLEAQKGPESLQEALRVQAGNHRSQQDELRTLIDSLRLTLNDAFTQKGDVLQGKGGGPTPDLPAVPLSALKDLQVGSQRTQSLLESLPPQLGQLEQGLGRVESDLSVVKRLLETTPQPEMQAGEVQLARAERGDQRESEVVVRHLEETQRTLGERIRTNTVYNAVFTYTATAITISAVYMLLRGTG comes from the exons TATGATTACTATGTCAGGTACAGAGGAGCACAGATCTGTCACTGGGCTCATGGCACGTGCTGTCTGTCCCGCCTCTCCATGCCTGGATCTCTCTGCGGCAGAATCACTCTGGTCCGAACCTACAGTGCTCACCATCAGCCTAGCTCCCCCCCGCCCACTGACCCTGTGCCTCCTGATGGGAAGGGTGCAGGTGAGGTGGTGAAGGAGCGTGCCCTAGCTGCCTTACAG CATGCAGGTG CTGGGCGGCAGTGGGGTCAGAGGTCGGCTCAGACGGCTTCTGCTACAGTCAACTACTGGTGGGAGAGGTACGAGGAGTTTGTCGGGCTTAATGAGGTCCGCGAGGCTCAGACCAAGGTCACTGAG GCTGAGGCAGCGTTCATGGTGGCCAGAGGGATGGTGCGTGAGGCTCATGCTAGCCTGGAGGCCCTGCAGGTCAGACTAAAGGAGGTCAGAGACCGGCTGGACAGAGTGTCCAGGGAGGAGGCTCACTACCTGGAGCTGGCCACGCTGGAGCACAAACTGCTGCAG GAGGAGCGTCGTCTCCGGACAGCGTATGAGAACGCCGAGGGATCAGAGAGGGAAAAGTTTGCCTTGTTTTCAGCAGGCGTCAGGGAGAGCCATGAAAAGGAGAGGACGAGAGCGGAACGGACCAAGAACTGGTCCATCATTGGCTCGGTGCTTGGAGCCCTGATTGGAGTCATGGGATCAACATACGTCAACCGGGTCCGCCTGCAG GAGCTGAAGAGTCTTCTACTGGAGGCCCAGAAAGGTCCAGAGAGCCTGCAGGAAGCCCTAAGGGTCCAGGCTGGAAACCATCGCTCCCAACAGGACGAGCTCCGAACGCTTATCGACAGCCTCAGGCTCACACTGAATGATGCCTTCACTCAGAAGGGCGACGTCCTTCAGGGCAAGGGGGGAGGGCCGACCCCAGACTTGCCCGCTGTGCCTCTTTCAGCCTTAAAAGACCTCCAAGTCGGTAGCCAAAGGACCCAGTCCCTCCTGGAGTCCCTCCCACCGCAGCTGGGACAACTGGAGCAAGGACTCGGTAGAGTTGAGAGCGACTTGTCAGTGGTGAAGAGGCTGCTGGAAACCACACCACAGCCTGAAATGCAGGCAGGTGAGGTGCAGTTAGCAAGAGCCGAGAGAGGGGACCAGCGGGAATCTGAGGTGGTGGTGAGGCATCTGGAAGAGACCCAGAGGACGCTGGGAGAACGAATCAGGACAAACACTGTTTATAATGCTGTGTTTACCTACACTGCCACAGCCATCACCATCTCTGCTGTCTACATGCTGCTCAGAGGGACTGGTTAG
- the LOC108891945 gene encoding membrane-spanning 4-domains subfamily A member 15, whose amino-acid sequence MSSSVSTTVGGVVVVTHVHPTPQGAMPQLPVGIQKFSRASPMALGTVQIMIGLMTLLFGIVFMAHADTVGVYSGIFIWGALIHILAGSLTVAAGKSLNRCLVNGALGVSILAAVVSCIATILHSLDASGITWRPCYDYSNLQEGGMNYDCLFYQARTQGVLGVLIVFNLLELIVSITVAGYGCCASYSAEESSVVFVSADASLTRHAPPSALFLKDIEPPEEPLYHNQSMLLSSAEESV is encoded by the exons ATGTCTTCATCTGTATCAACTACGGTGGGAGGTGTGGTGGTGGTCACCCATGTACACCCAACACCTCAGGGTGCAATGCCCCAACTTCCTGTGGGCATCCAGAAGTTCAGCAGGGCCTCGCCGATGGCGCTTGGG ACAGTTCAGATCATGATCGGcctgatgactctgctgtttggGATCGTTTTCATGGCTCACGCAGATACAGTGGGAGTTTACAGTGGCATTTTCATCTGGGGAGCTTTGATT CACATTCTAGCTGGATCTCTGACAGTGGCTGCTGGGAAATCTCTGAACCGCTGTCTG GTGAACGGTGCTCTGGGTGTCAGCATCTTAGCAGCAGTTGTTTCCTGTATTGCAACCATCCTCCATTCTCTGGATGCTTCAGGGATTACGTGGAGGCCATGCTATGACTACTCTAATCTccaggagggagggatgaattATGACTGCCTCTTTTATCAG GCTCGGACACAAGGAGTTTTGGGGGTCTTGATTGTTTTCAACTTATTGGAGTTAATTGTTTCAATCACCGTCGCAGGATATGGCTGCTGCGCCTCTTACAGTGCAGAG GAATCATCAGTGGTTTTTGTATCTGCAGATGCTTCACTGACTAGACATGCTCCACCCAGTGCACTTTTCCTCAAAG ACATTGAGCCACCAGAAGAACCACTCTACCATAACCAGTCAATGCTGCTGTCATCAGCTGAAGAGTCAGTCTAA